From Rutidosis leptorrhynchoides isolate AG116_Rl617_1_P2 chromosome 3, CSIRO_AGI_Rlap_v1, whole genome shotgun sequence, a single genomic window includes:
- the LOC139896127 gene encoding uncharacterized protein: MESGNGVHIEDEKCVVNVETNEVELSKLEVTESCEDVNGTKMPNSVEVKTNEGASKKNKVAKNGPTVSSLTRKPKTRLTQSLSFPAKPQNESMKTSIDGHPMKPRAALSNGNAVGPTNRRASAGVKTKETGPANGTRRATLGSGPSVRPTRPTKSNASEDVPSSADPVNVATDGQQKNTVLGFSSRLEERAEKRKEFFSKIEEKIHAKEVEKTTLQEKSKESQEAEIKQLRKSLKFKAAPMPKFYKEPPPKVDLKKIPTTRPKSPKLGRNKSNVAATSNGTAASPHATKNKTETPHVNATDDDKHTAAVSKKPIRKTLSKTSSSKTEVKTGKSKEKSLITQVQEEEKVCEQAQETLNPDGVQVEG; the protein is encoded by the exons ATGGAGTCTGGTAATGGGGTTCATATTGAAGATGAAAAATGTGTTGTGAATGTGGAAACCAATgaagttgaattatcaaaattggaAGTGACTGAATCATGTGAGGATGTTAATGGTACTAAAATGCCAAATTCAGTTGAGGTTAAGACTAATGAGGGTGCTTCGAAGAAGAATAAAGTGGCGAAAAATGGACCAACCGTTAGTTCATTGACTCGTAAGCCTAAAACTCGTCTGACTCAAAGTCTATCTTTTCCTGCTAAACCCCAAAATGAGTCCATGAAAACTAGCATTGATGGGCACCCTATGAAGCCGCGAGCGGCACTGTCAAATGGAAACGCCGTGGGACCCACAAATAGAAGAGCTTCTGCTGGTGTGAAAACAAAGGAAACGGGTCCTGCTAATGGCACCCGAAGAGCTACTTTGGGTTCTGGTCCAAGTGTGCGTCCAACACGG CCTACAAAGTCGAATGCAAGTGAAGATGTCCCTTCTTCTGCAGACCCGGT GAATGTTGCTACTGATGGACAGCAAAAGAACACCGTGTTAGGTTTTTCTTCTAGATTGGAAGAGCGTGCTGAGAAGCGAAAAGAG TTTTTCTCAAAGATTGAGGAAAAGATTCATGCAAAAGAAGTGGAGAAAACTACTCTGCAAGAGAAGTCAAAG GAAAGCCAAGAAGCAGAGATAAAGCAATTGAGGAAAAGCTTGAAGTTTAAAGCTGCACCAATGCCAAAATTCTACAAAGAACCGCCTCCAAAAGTCGACTTAAAGAAG ATACCAACAACACGTCCAAAATCACCCAAGCTTGGCAGGAACAAAAGTAATGTGGCTGCAACCAGCAATGGGACTGCAGCTAGCCCACATGCGACCAAAAACAAGACAGAGACACCTCATGTCAACGCAACAGACGATGATAAACACACTGCGGCTGTTTCCAAGAAACCCATCAGAAAAACTCTATCCAaaacttcatcctccaaaaccgAAGTCAAAACTGGAAAGTCAAAGGAAAAATCCTTAATAACACAAGTCCAAGAAGAAGAAAAAGTATGCGAACAAGCCCAAGAAACACTGAACCCTGATGGTGTGCAAGTTGAGGGCTAA